In Glycine max cultivar Williams 82 chromosome 10, Glycine_max_v4.0, whole genome shotgun sequence, the DNA window GTTAAATTGGCTTGCGCTAATTCTTTTCTCTCCTTAATATAATCCACTTCATATTTCTTAAGCTCTCAATTTGATAGTactaaattttttgaattagcTAGCTATATAAGTTTATAATATCCAATAGTTTAATAAGTATATATTGATAgtgtaaaagaattttatattattatttaattataaatcatcgTTTGGCTTAGTTAATTagacaaatttataatattcaattGTTTAATGACTATACATATTGATagtataaaagaattttatattttatttaattatatatcattgtttaaataacttttaaataattattataaaaattaataaatttattatacataatagattatatattacaaattctaattaattatgCCATTTCAATTATGACCAATTATATCATTTCATCAACTATTTATGCCAAAAGCTAAATTATTAAGTCAAAGTACATGAATCATTTTTAATGTTACATCTTTAATTTGAGGTGTTCAAAAAGACCAAAATAGTTTTTATCTCTAAACATAACCCAGCCTGCCTCGCACAAAGCTAATCACTAATTGGTTAACATTCAGAATCTTTAAAACTAGAGCAATTTTAATATGCATGTTTGTGCCATATTTCAAGCTCTTTTGCACCTCCTATTATATTTTGTCTGGTTGTGATCGATATTGAATAGAATACCATCAAATATTGTGAATTTagctaaaaagtaaaaagggcTAATCAAAATTCGCAGATGTCAATTGTCAACTCCATGTTATGTGATAAGTGGGAAGGGGATGAAGAAGGTAAGAGGGGGCAGGCCACAAAAGTGAAAGTAGCTAGAGGAAGAGATACAGGGGAAACaagtactaaaataaataaataaaaaattagatatattttttttaaaggcaaaATTTAAGTATCTTTAAAGACATTATAATAGAAATTAGGTATGCTTAAAGGGataacagtaataataataataatatacaatacTGTGTGTCATGAACTGATAATCACATGACTTGTTAAAGTAGGTTTGTCAAACAGATgaattggataatttttttattcagacatgaataaattaaaaataatccacttatgatcattaaaaaaatatttcattcacgattcatttaataaatataattcgATTCATcgaataatacttttttatggATAGATTATACATAATTTatccataaaattattttaataattcaatgattttattattatcttaaaatactCTCTCatctatcaacaaaaaaaattcttaaaaaatatttttataatttttaactcttttCTCTCCGCTCTCTCTCCCCCCACTTCTCCTCTATCTCCCCTTATCACTCTATATATTTCATTTCCCACTCTCGCTACTTAATCTATGATCAACATCATATCCCAACGATAACATCAACAACAACcataactaaataattaaaattaataattatcatttttaggagaaaaaaGATCAGATAAAGAAAGTGTCTTGGGTCTAGTAATCTACttgaataataacaaaatttgaatcaatGTATTTAGGTTAGTTCATGTCGGTTTGAGTTCACAAATTACCCGAAATCATAAACACataaataagtattaaaattaatatataagaaattactctaaatctttttattaaatttaaaaggaattcaaatatgaaaaaaagttatgttAGACTTATTTTTAGATAAAGTGTTAGTAAAATAGTTTATTGGTTTTGAAAATAAGAGCTGATGAATTTGTTATCcttgtatttaattatatgaataattatgtaatctgttttaggtttttttaacaattaattgcATTGGATTGAATTTTACATGTTAAATagattataaacaaataatttcttTCACCACTGGTAATTGGAAGCGAACTTGTCAATTACTTCAATACTCGATAACAAAAGACTAATAATTTATTAGGATTGGCCTAGTTAGTGATAGAATACTTAGGAGTAGAATGCATGAGATCTTAAGATAGAACCTGCCATCATTgtacacaaaaaataataaccaaAGGCGAATGAGTATTAATACgtatgagaaaaatatattgcatgaaaaataaataaaggctaaaatgaaaaactaaacATGTAGCATAGAcacataaaatcatatttaagtcTTGATAAATGTGTctgaatcaaaatatataaattaaatagtgtaaagaatttttagatatctttttcttttatcacaaACTGTGatatatgattaattgattgattttttaagtaatttcttttattaatcgagagtagaattttttttacagtcttaaataaaaaagataaactaatttaaaattaacaatactTGAATATTATATTGTCTTATTAATTGAACCCCTTGGCTCTTGCGTTAGACGCCGCACGGGTggtactatttaatttttacaatgtcGTGAAGCCCCACGCCTAGCCAATCCCACGTCTGCAACAACCCTGTAGTGTTTCCTGCTGTACTAAATTACACATGATTAAACAAATCTcttgtatttaaaataataatcaaatggaaggatatatatatatatatataaacaaatgagATCAGAAGGTAGATTAATCGCAAAACGATAAAATAAGGGTCGACCTTTCTTATAAGGTCTTGAATTGTGGAAGATACACCCAACCAAATATGACAAAACTGATAATATATTAAAGACTCGCAAGGAAGAATTCAACATTTTCAGCTGGTGTTCTTTTCAATTCATATATATGCGTAGAAATAGATtaggtaaaataaattttactttaatagGTTTGGCTTGGTTAAAAATTTAAGgtccaaattttatttgttaattgtctatcagtttttatttttaggtccAGATTGACCTATTTAAAACTCTAGTTTAACttattaatctatttaaagacctattttatattaaaactttttaacaagttatatatatatatatatatatatatatgctaataGAGTAATAATAGGATAATAGgacaattatgtttttaaaaaagtcaAGTCTAAGttgtttatataatataaatttatttttaatgtcttATCTTACTCTTATGATGTCTTACTTAAAAGCATATTTTGTAATAAGGTCTCTAATTGGGCATAAATTTGTCTTTTAATAAGTTtctaaatttgattattttatgtatGCAATAtgcttaacattttaaaaaataaataaatatattattttaatacattataaaaattaatataataattcataatactaaaaaaatattattgtttatatttatagGATGGTTATAGCTTGTTAGGccttaaatgcttttttcaatgACCTAAAATCTGATCTTTTTAAtcaaatcttatatatatatatatatatatatatatatatatatatatatatatatcttggtTTGGACCTGTTGTATTCTAGGGCATTGGCTGTTTGTCGAATAAACTAACTTATTTTCATTCCTACTCATTGGCTGTTTGTCGAATAAACTAACTTATTTTCATTCCTACTCAAAAAAATATagcattattcttttttatttgtgagaatATGAATTTACATATGGTAGAATTTCAGTCATGGGTTATAATtagatttattatttaaagtccctacaaattataaagaaaGATTTTGGATTTACTTTTTTCTATGGGTTTAGGAGAGTTAGTCTCAAAGTCATTAGTAATAAGACATGTCTCAATTCAAagaacatatataatattatttataaattattcgtCAACAAGATTCTTACATTAATAATGAGATTTAATCCCCATCATTCTTGTGATATGAATCTGATTTTTATCCACATGATTTATTAGCTAGAATTTAAGTTCTTTAAGTAATTAAGAAAAAGGTAACTAATTTCCATTTTGATGAGGAAATCAATTGTTAATGTGTcgacatatttataatttattgtgcATGTGTACACAATATTAACAGATAATTTTCTCATCAATGAATGGCTGAAATTGTTAATTTACTTTATCCTCTAAAGAGAAATTTATCACTTCATGTTGGGCTGATCCCCAAGATTtctaattctatatatatatatatatagaattaacAATTAAGGTGATCTGATCTTGATTTATGAACTTACATAAAACTATATTATGAGTCAAAGATGTTTAAATTGatcaataataaaacaaaatcctAATTCTCAAGTCATCGATGAATATGATAGGCCTGGacaaccaaatatatatataatgcaccGGCTAATGCATATACATATAAGACAAATTGGTGCACGTGTTGGTTGGAACTCAAAAATGTCAGATATGGAAAATTCTTATAGGGTCTAGCTAGCTAGGAGCTAATATGTGTATCTAGCTAGCTAGGTTGAACAAGATTACAATATACTTATTCAGTCATGCTTTTTTAGTCAGATTATGAAAATTGCTGTCTGGTCTGATTTGCACTCTGCAGGAAGAAAGGGAGATGGAGATGGACATGATTGTTGTTTGGGAAAAGAGTTGCTGGAAATGATTCTAACAAGTGTCTTAGTAAGACCGGTCATGCCAACACTGAGGGTTCAATATGGGGCCACTGCACGTGCACGTTTATGAATGATTGCCAGATATCTAGGGCTTGGatgtttctcttatttttttcaattaatgtgGAATGAGACTACAAGTaactaatttcatattttatatatatatatatattgtaattacTTTATAAGTGTAAAGTATTTAActagttttattaataattattttttatcagatAACTTAATGATTAGATCGTATTacaattatacaaaaatttgagatcttatttaaagaatttgagtataattttactcaaatcaatgaatttatttttgatatatttcaatataaaaattatttcttaagcataaatcaattatttcatgttaaattttattataatagtgCCATATTTATTTCCCTCGTGACAGTCGATAAAATAAGTGAAACTCATCATATACTATATAATAAGCAACtaacctttaaaaaaaagtaagataaCTACTTTTTTATACGATTATTGTACTGTACAACATGGCTAATGAGACTTTAAACGTGTTATGATGTTTAAACTAAATAATCGTATCTCAAAGATAATCCATGATGATGCAACTCAAAAGCGACTACCTCTATAGATGTTCAATCAAAGGACTTTGAGATCTAAAAATACCAACTATGTACATGGTATTGCTTAATGATCGAGAAACATCTGAAGAAAGCTTCGTTTTCAAGAGGGtatataaacaaacaaatattggAAATACAATATAGCTTGTGTCCGATACTTTCTGCACACTAGTTTATTTACAAGAGACTttccaatttaaaataaaatctaatgtAGTTTGAACAGGGGGCAGTTGTTCAAACCATGAAGTATTGACCTGtttaatctttatattaatTCCAATAAATTACAAGAACGACGCAAGTTAGATAGGTTGTCGTTTCAAATGGGTTAACAGTAATAGAGAAATCTCGTGAGAGAGATGGGAGTTTGTCATGGTTGATAACATTATTTGTTCTTGCTTGTAAAGAATGCAATGAAAGAAAGCTTTCTGGCCAAAACCTAGTGATCACAGGTGGAGACAACCTGGAAAAAGCTTAAAGACATAgttaattaaacatatatatacatatatatacttaGTTCAACGCTAAAGTAGGTCAATTGACTAAAACGAATGACATTAATTTTGTGTATACATATGTGAGTGTGACTCTATAATGAGAAGGTTTGGTCCTACAAATTTTGTACTTGTATCCACAAGATAGAGAGTCTAAGAATTAATAAAACCATTCCTTTCCCTCGTTTAGGCTTTGTTTCAAACAAGTTACCTAAAATTTTGGTGCCGACCCACTTAGAAATAAAGTTATTACTGCCGTGCCTGCCAACATACAAAAACATACTACTATACTAACAAAGACTTTAAACTTTTCTTAAAAGCTTGAAGACATTAGTTCCTTGATTTAATAACGGGGTTGCAATTTAAAAGGGGGGGTGCAACAATTTAAGTGTTATCTCTAGAGAGGCCACACATGTCACATCAAATTATGTTCCTACTcccatttatttttctcaattaaTTGGTTTTCCCGTTCCACCTGACCTAACTCTTACGTGCCTTTGCGGAGCTTTTGAACCTCGATCAGTTAAATGACACAAGGAGCCTACTCATGCACTAACGTTATGATATGGCTAAAAGCAAgatgattttctctttttttgcattaaatatatttttcataatctaACTTTCACGTCAATCAAAACTAGTCTGTTTTTCAAGGCCGCCCTACTACAGCAACCATGTTGAAAACAAGGCCTATGCATGCCATGAAAACGTGCATAGCGAGGCACATATGGTGTGAAAACTTAATATGAGAGTGATAAGATtgatataatgattaaaaaaaatagaataaattatgAGTTGGAATTTTttcaactaatattttaataaaactaaccataatttattgataaaaaaaacaattgtattaaaaagaaaaacataagtaGATGTTAtttcctaaaaatatttaacattaatttttttatgtaataaagGTTTCTATCAAAGCCATGatgtaccaaaataaaataatactccatcaatcttataatatttttcatgtaaagaaaaataagatttaaaatagttataattttaaattgttaatataatattaattaactttttcacttatatcacttataatattaatattagcaacaaaattttaaaataaattaatgatgataagattaattttgaaaaactattttttttatttatttattaatttttctttatttgtgtaAAACAACATAGGATATCAATTATAATGGAACAAAGGAGATATCGTTTTATGAAACAATCAATGAATAATACAAAATGGCTAGCAATAGTCACCATGTAANNNNNNNNNNNNNNNNNNNNNNNNNNNNNNNNNNNNNNNNNNNNNNNNNNNNNNNNNNNNNNNNNNNNNNNNNNNNNNNNNNNNNNNNNNNNNNNNNNNNtatatatatatatatatatatatatatatatatatatatatatatatatatatatatatatatatatatatataacaaacaaaataaatattcactCCCACATGCGCACACATATAGAGAGAGACATACACAACacgacttttttttatataaaaaacgaTATGTCTATTAAGGTTCAGAGATCTCTACACTATTGTATCTTTATAATAATTGACATCGATCATATCAAttgtatttatttgtaatttcttATAAAAGATAATAGTGCAACTATGATTATAACAAGGACCACAATTTAAAATCTTGTGTAATAGTCAATATAGATTATtgataatttgaaatgaaaattcaatTCTAATTCAGttaaaatatgcaaaataacttaagaaactacatttgagttttaattttttttagaagaaaaatataactcAATATTTATAGTCTATTAAAATACTAACTCACTTTATTAACTTGAAATCCAATTAAGTAATGCACAACATGTTATTATAACTATTATTTGGCACATCTTTGATTCAACTTAAATGaataaacaaacaaaccaaTTTTTAGGTAATATAGCTACACGCTTATGGGATATTTGGtacaagagattttttttttttaatttttcaagaaTCAGAAATTGAGAATGTTTATTTCTATAttggatttatttaaaaaaaaaattaacattctcATGAAACATTGTTTCTCGGAGTTTTTATTTACCTATGTTTCTGACAAAATTATATTCATGAAAGAGGTGAAAATCTAACATTTCcaagttgagaaaaaaaaattgcggtGGTAAAAATACTACGTTGGATTTAATGGAGCTTGTTAGAGGCCTGAATTGTAGCAAGGCCTAACAAAAAGGTTGGATCTAGGTAATCTTAATCTATGTTGTTGCAGAGCACGTGAAAATCCAGAAGGAATtacaaaggaaagaaaaaattgaagaatatCTCATCTCTTTTTAGGTTTCTTTGTAATAGGAGAATgtgtattttctatttttctgttCTTTGGGTTTGTATTTTCAGGATTGCTGCCTTGTTAACTGAGAGTGTGTGTGTGCGCTTGATCTATTATtgttcatatatatttatatgcattaTATTGTTGTAACTATGCTTATCATCTTATATAGTTGTGTAAGTGTCATTAAATATGACAAGAATGATCGTATAATATATGTATCATCAGTcaacaatgataataatattatttaattagagaaatGAACTTTAATTGATTCTGAATTTAGTCGGAAGTAAAAAAAGTCCGATCAATAATTATTTCtatcaaaaatcaaattcaaataatatctaaatgattcaattttaacttcaacatattaattatttgtgtcaaatcactaaatttattattatatcaattCAAATACATGACAAATTTATAAGAATTCAATAATCAACAACCAATTAAAGAGTGACACCCAGCTATAGCAATTGAGAACTGGCATGATCATATTAGGTTAGGTCTAGCATAGATTTGGTAAAAGGTATCACGgtgaaaagcaaaagaaaatggtgCAAATTGAATTGAAAGATGGTTTTTATACCGCCTGAGAACATGCTTTTGAGGGTCATGAaaggccaaaaaaaaaaaaaacgcaaaagaaaaacaacagaacaaaacaaaacaataaaaacaacttatgtattttgtaaacatCTTTCTGAGGTTAAGAAAAAAACGCCTCATATGAAGCTTATAGGTTGGTCCCCGTGCTCTCCCAAAAATTGGTTTGTGATAATGGGGGAATTTATTATTGGTTATGGTAGTAACAAAAAGATTACACATTTATCAAAGAGCACATTCTTCCTTTCCAATATCATGCTTCCATGATTTGGTCGAGACAGATTATGATTGTCAAAATAATTCATCTACAACCCCCTCACACACCCCCACCCCCACCCCCTCCCAGAAAAAACTGACAAAAGTTCTGTCTCATCAGCTAGCTATATGAATCACATAATGCTATTTGACTCAATTAAAGaccaattatttattataaaatctctcttaacttttttcaaatgtttttcttaatttcccCCTCCTAAACACCATACAATTTACTCTCCTTGTTGGTGTTCGTAGTGATATTTTTTCCTGAATTGTTCATAGTGATATTCTTTGTATGTTCCAAACTAtctaaaccaattttttttatacatatttctcgtaataattattttgtattttattcttttttttgtaaCCACACGTCTTTTTCTTATTGCCTATTTAAAGGTCAAAATTTACTACCACAATACAATAAAATTCGCCTTCAAATTTAGTATATATTATGCGATTACAAATAAGCCTGGATCTCTACTCCAGTTTAATCATCTTGCTTGTATCAATGAGaaatatctcattatttttGCTATAATTTTGTATCATTAATCTCAAATATCCCACCGGCTGATGCATTTCACTGAAAACGTGTAATGTATAGACGCAAAAAAGATTTCCTAAAATTCTAGGTTGgaattttttcttctcatttgctctgagctattatttattatataatgtctgagctattatttattatatactgTATAAGTTGAAATTTGACTCTTGATTTTTAAGATTATAAATGGTTTAGTGCGAATGAAAAGTAACTGAAATACTCAATACACGAAACTAGACAAGACAGGGATGAAGAAATTCAAAGACACCTCTTCAAAAACATGAACTACAGCATGACAGTCCTTAAGGAAACAATGATCGAATATTATTTGCTACAGGACTAAATcagcattttctttttttaggatATAACCAAACTATCcacaatttttaatgtatttagcCAAAATTGCCAAACTTCTAATCTACTGTGCTATTGTTAACACCTCCGCACAGACTAAAGAACTGTAAGGCACCCCCAAAGCACAGAAAATTAGTTACACAATGTACAGTTTTATTACAATAAAATGATatggaaaaattaaattaaaataattaacattttctatttaaatataCCTTCCTTTCCACACCATGGCAAACCTTTAAGGACATCTCTCAAAGCATAATAATGGCTATCACATCTGTGGTCTGTGATAAAATTCCCCGAAAAGATTACCTTTTGGAAATGCTCACCAGGCTCCCTTTTGTAAAGGGTGAAAAAATCCTTTCCAACATTTTGGGATGCCAGGTTCCTCTTAAGATAGTAAACAGTCCCAGGTATAAATAACTCCTCGATCACTGCAGGTTTAGTTCCCTCAACTTTCGTGACACCTGAATTCTCCTTTGCAGCTTTGGAGGGCAGAGGAGCTTCAGTGGCAACTGGCAACTCCTTATCAGCAGTACCAACTGTTTACACACACCTAAACATTAAACATCTGATTGATAGTCATGTCACACAAACGACACAATAAATGCAATTAAAGAACACAAATAAGCATTAAACATCAACAAGCAAAAATATAGTTTACAATTACTTCATTTTTTACAAGCAAATGTAATGCAATGTCTATACTATCAAATAACTGTTTACAAGCAAATGTCTAAACAATCAAATATCTTCTTTCTCACTTCTTAAATACTGCATGCACCATAAATTTATCTTGAGCACAAGAAATAAGTTTGATTGGTTCTTCAACATAATTACTGCCAACTCCTCACCAATGGGAGGGGGTTGAAATGCAATTCTGCCAGAATATAGGTACTAAAAGGTGTAAGAAAAGTACTTCCCCAAGAAGAGACGGCAAAGAAGAAATGGAGTCGCTAGGTCCACTCTTCCCAAGACAATAAGTTTTGAACCAGTACAGCAAAAAGGCTTACCAGCTAAACTTTTGTTTCTCCTGAAATTTGCATAATCAGCAAGTCTGCGAGCTACATCTTGCACTGAAGACACAAACTGCTTTGCATTTGTAACCAAATCCGTAACACTTTTCCAGTCTTCTTTCTCAATTACACTCATCCTGGAGAAATTATCATATACTTTGATCAAACCTTTTGTTGGATAACTACCAAAAGCATATTTAGCTTTTGAAGCCATTGATACCTACAAGATTTTAGATATTTAAGATCTACAGTGTTGTAGAAATTCTCTGTTGGAATACTCATTCACCATCCACATATCTCACTTATAGATAATTCCAACTTCCAAAACAATGATTTTCccatttcttatatttaataaaaaaattacatatacaagggaaaaaaaattatagcagAGATGCAGTTGGTTGCTTTCTTGCATGTCCTATCAATGGACAAGAAGAGGGGTGTGCGCTTACTTCAAGATTATAAGTTAAATATCACTCACCAATCAGTCTGAACAATTTCATTTCGGAGCCTTGTAAGGGAAGCTACACTCAATCTAGGTATAATATCATCCTGTACATTTCCAAAAGCAGCAAGTCATAAGGAAACACAAAAGATAAATATAGACAAAACTTAGGAAACGAATATTACTCATCTCAGGAAATCATAGATATAATACTTTCTTCCAGATCAAATATTGTTAAAAAGACTTTGTCAAATGTGATCACATACCTGCATCACAACTGTCGATACATAGCCAGAGCAGCTTTCAGCAAGTTCTCTAGAGACACATGGTGGAGTTCCATATCCAACAGCAGATACAATGTCAGGGCTAAAACCCAGCTCCTTTGGTGATTTTCTATGGATCATTATTGCCAATAAAGAAGCTATAGCACCTCCCAGAGAATGACCCACAAGTCTTAACTTAAATCCCTGTTAAACAGTTGGCTACACTTCATgacatgaaagagaaaaataaataaactaagaaACGAAAAGCAAAATAGATGAAGTAAGATCATCCCCACCGCATGTTTCTCCAagcattttcttattatttcaaTCTCATGACGGAGAAACCAACGTGCAGATTCAGCAGTGCCAAAGTGGGTTGAATAGCCTTCATAGGTGACTTCACCATCACTTGAGGAAAGAATATCAGTTATAAGGTCATAAAAAGTATGTGTGCCACGAATGCCCAAAATTACAAGCTTTTTACGGGTATCAACCCCTATATAGTATGCAGGCCTCATTACGCTGGagtatttaacaaattttttgacATTACTTTCTCGTAGCATGCAGTTTCTTGAAAGGCTAAAAGGGTTATCCCTATAAGCACCTTTAGCCAACTCAATATGATATATGAGATCTTGAACCTGAAATTCATTAAGATATATTAATAAGAATCAAGCATGAACTAGACCAAAATTATTTGTAGTGATATGCTAACATTAATAGTAAAAGATCACAATATCACATGAACATTCAAATGCCTTCTGCCTCTAAAATGCAGTTTCAGAAGTTACAATGGATTCTGACAATATCTGAATGCCTTTGATATCTTCAAATGGATGTGTAGAAGCTTGACGAAGATAGATCAGATACAAGCCAATTGTAAGGTCACTCAAGCTCCAATCCTGGATTCCAATCTTGCTTCGTTGGATGCAGGCAATTATTTCCGTAAGGGATCGATTGCTTGGTGGGGGTTTGTTTCCAATTCCATTTCCTGCATAACATGGAAAAAGAAATCAGCCTGGTTTCATTGTAAAGCAAATTGGATTATTATATGATCAAGTAGTGTTTATGGAGCACAGGAAAAACATATGCTAATGATATAAATAGATTGTCATATAATGTTATTGAGTCGTGAGGGCAAGCCTTGGAACAATAGTAACGTTGTTGTCTTGTGACCAAGGAGGTCACAAGTTCAAATCTAGGAAGCAATCTCTCCACTTGCAGGGGTAAGGCTGTGTACATCTAACCTCCCTAGATCCCACCAGGAAGAAGCCTCATGCACTGGGTCACCCTTCTATAATATAGCCGAGTCATCTATCACTTATAACTTATTTATAACAGATGATTTTATAGGAAGGTACTTGCAATTTATAGCCATTCTAACTATCTTACTTCATCAAATGAAACATGTTATGACACAATGACATAACACTTAACAGACCTGTTGGCAAAGCCCACCTACAAAATTGCAGAGCTGGTTCAAGTGCTTTTGTAAGCCAAGCCAGCTC includes these proteins:
- the LOC100777216 gene encoding uncharacterized protein isoform X3 — translated: MEMMGLANTLLMMKIPWIVSGSWSWLGLQKHLNQLCNFVGNGIGNKPPPSNRSLTEIIACIQRSKIGIQDWSLSDLTIGLYLIYLRQASTHPFEDIKGIQILSESIVQDLIYHIELAKGAYRDNPFSLSRNCMLRESNVKKFVKYSSVMRPAYYIGVDTRKKLVILGIRGTHTFYDLITDILSSSDGEVTYEGYSTHFGTAESARWFLRHEIEIIRKCLEKHAGFKLRLVGHSLGGAIASLLAIMIHRKSPKELGFSPDIVSAVGYGTPPCVSRELAESCSGYVSTVVMQDDIIPRLSVASLTRLRNEIVQTDWMSVIEKEDWKSVTDLVTNAKQFVSSVQDVARRLADYANFRRNKSLAVGTADKELPVATEAPLPSKAAKENSGVTKVEGTKPAVIEELFIPGTVYYLKRNLASQNVGKDFFTLYKREPGEHFQKVIFSGNFITDHRCDSHYYALRDVLKGLPWCGKEGIFK
- the LOC100777216 gene encoding uncharacterized protein isoform X1, translated to MNTQYVKQLLRNFYSTKFFLNREKPHWNYMHRVFNQLQLQRSRADKVEDKLKEEQETQQISFKSEVKKADGNDGISKYSSDDEDSLDSKWKLELAWLTKALEPALQFCRWALPTGNGIGNKPPPSNRSLTEIIACIQRSKIGIQDWSLSDLTIGLYLIYLRQASTHPFEDIKGIQILSESIVQDLIYHIELAKGAYRDNPFSLSRNCMLRESNVKKFVKYSSVMRPAYYIGVDTRKKLVILGIRGTHTFYDLITDILSSSDGEVTYEGYSTHFGTAESARWFLRHEIEIIRKCLEKHAGFKLRLVGHSLGGAIASLLAIMIHRKSPKELGFSPDIVSAVGYGTPPCVSRELAESCSGYVSTVVMQDDIIPRLSVASLTRLRNEIVQTDWMSVIEKEDWKSVTDLVTNAKQFVSSVQDVARRLADYANFRRNKSLAVGTADKELPVATEAPLPSKAAKENSGVTKVEGTKPAVIEELFIPGTVYYLKRNLASQNVGKDFFTLYKREPGEHFQKVIFSGNFITDHRCDSHYYALRDVLKGLPWCGKEGIFK
- the LOC100777216 gene encoding uncharacterized protein isoform X2: MNTQYVKQLLRNFYSTKFFLNREKPHWNYMHRVFNQLQLQRSRADKVEDKLKEEQETQQISFKSEVKKADGNDGISKYSSDDEDSLDSKWKLELAWLTKALEPALQFCRWALPTGNGIGNKPPPSNRSLTEIIACIQRSKIGIQDWSLSDLTIGLYLIYLRQASTHPFEDIKGIQILSESIVQDLIYHIELAKGAYRDNPFSLSRNCMLRESNVKKFVKYSSVMRPAYYIGVDTRKKLVILGIRGTHTFYDLITDILSSSDGEVTYEGYSTHFGTAESARWFLRHEIEIIRKCLEKHAGFKLRLVGHSLGGAIASLLAIMIHRKSPKELGFSPDIVSAVGYGTPPCVSRELAESCSGYVSTVVMQDDIIPRLSVASLTRLRNEIVQTDWMSVIEKEDWKSVTDLVTNAKQFVSSVQDVARRLADYANFRRNKSLAGVCKQLVLLIRSCQLPLKLLCPPKLQRRIQVSRKLRELNLQ